A window of the Parambassis ranga chromosome 17, fParRan2.1, whole genome shotgun sequence genome harbors these coding sequences:
- the cop1 gene encoding E3 ubiquitin-protein ligase COP1, translating into MMSSNRPQQNAGAASSVPSTSSSSSSNSSTGGNANGGSGNNVVTSNGNSSGNVVPSRSLAAASEGLSVPSLAAVPSPRSGFAPLSRPSASSGSRKRSLHQAPLYNGLLNSYEDKSNDFVCPICFEMIEEAYMTKCGHSFCFKCIRQSLEDSNRCPKCNYIVDNVDQLYPNFLVNELILKQKQRSEEKRLKLDHPNGSRWQVFQDVLSPDQENLDLANVNLMLELLVQKKKQLEAESQAAQRQILMEFLKEARRNKREQLEQLQKELNFLEEDIKRVEEMSGLYSPIVEAECTVPNVEAPPPAPSCSSIIEPPDYSQPPGFGATTQGKRQTWYNSTLASRRKRLMAHFEDLEQCYFSNKMSRITDEGRNLNQLDDFMECLSKFTRYNSVRPLATLSYASDLYNGSSIVSSIEFDRDCDYFAIAGVTKKIKVFEYGTVIQDAVDIHYPVNEMTCNSKISCISWSSYHKNLLASSDYEGTVILWDGFTGQRSKVYQEHEKRCWSVDFNLMDPKLLASGSDDAKVKLWSTNLENSVASIEAKANVCCVKFSPTSRYHLAFGCADHCVHYYDLRNTKQPIMVFKGHRKAVSYAKFVNGEEIVSASTDSQLKLWNVNKPHCLRSFKGHINEKNFVGLASNGDYVACGSENNSLYLYYKGLSKTLLTFKFDTVKSVLDKDKKEDDTNEFVSAVCWRALPDGESNVLIAANSQGTIKVLELV; encoded by the exons ATGATGTCAAGCAACCGGCCACAGCAAAACGCCGGAGCGGCAAGTTCAGTGCCCAGCacaagtagtagtagtagcagcaacagcagcacaggAGGCAACGCAAACGGTGGTAGTGGGAACAACGTCGTCACAAGTAATGGTAACAGTTCTGGAAACGTTGTGCCCTCCCGCTCCTTAGCAGCAGCCAGCGAGGGCTTGTCGGTGCCAAGTCTGGCCGCCGTGCCGTCGCCCCGGAGCGGGTTTGCTCCCCTGAGCAGACCGTCTGCTTCCTCAGGCAGCAGAAAGAGGTCCCTCCATCAAGCACCGTTATACAACGGCCTCTTAAATTCTTACGAAGATAAAAGCAACGATTTTGTTTG cccCATTTGCTTCGAAATGATAGAGGAGGCATACATGACGAAGTGTGGCCACAGTTTTTG TTTCAAGTGCATCCGCCAGAGCTTGGAGGACAGCAACAGATGCCCTAAATGTAACTATATTGTGGATAATGTGGATCAACTTTACCCAAACTTTCTTG TAAATGAGCTGATCCTTAAACAgaagcagaggtcagaggagaagaGGTTAAAATTAGATCATCCC AATGGGTCCAGATGGCAGGTCTTCCAGGACGTTCTGAGTCCTGATCAGGAAAACTTGGATCTTGCAAATGTTAATCTGATGCTGGAGCTCCTGGTTCAAAAGAAGAAGCAGCTTGAGGCG GAATCTCAGGCAGCTCAGAGACAGATCCTCATGGAGTTCCTCAAAGAAGCCAGAAGAAACAAGAGAGAG CAACTAGAGCAACTGCAGAAAGAGCTCAACTTTCTTGAAGAAGACATTAAGCGTGTCGAG GAAATGAGTGGGCTGTACTCGCCAATAGTGGAGGCAGAGTGTACTGTGCCTAATGTTGAGGCTCCCCCTCCAGCTCCCAG TTGTAGCAGTATTATAGAGCCACCCGACTACAGCCAGCCTCCAGGATTTGGTGCAACAACGCAG GGAAAACGACAGACCTGGTACAACAGCACACTGGCCTCAAGAAGAAAGAGGCTGATGGCTCATTTTGAGGATCTGGAGCAGTGCTATTTCTCCAACAAAATGTCACGCATTACAG ATGAGGGCAGGAATCTGAACCAGCTGGATGATTTCATGGAGTGTTTGTCCAAGTTCACCCGCTACAACTCTGTGCGCCCACTGGCCACCCTCTCCTACGCCAGTGACCTCTACAACGGCTCCAGTATTGTCTCCAG TATTGAGTTTGACCGTGACTGTGACTACTTTGCCATTGCTGGTGTGACGAAGAAGATCAAGGTGTTTGAATATGGCACTGTGAtccaggatgcagtggacatCCACTACCCTGTCAACGAAATGACCTGCAATTCCAAAATCAG CTGTATTAGCTGGAGCAGTTACCACAAGAACCTTCTAGCCAGCAGTGACTACGAGGGTACTGTCATCCTGTGGGACGGATTCACCGGCCAGAGGTCCAAAGTTTACCAG GAGCATGAAAAACGGTGTTGGAGTGTCGACTTCAATCTGATGGACCCCAAGCTTCTAGCATCTGGCTCTGATGATGCTAAAG TGAAATTGTGGTCAACCAATCTTGAAAATTCAGTGGCTAGCATCGAGGCTAAGGCCAACGTCTGCTGTGTTAAATTCAGCCCGACCTCCAGGTATCATCTGGCCTTCGGCTGTGCAG ACCACTGTGTTCACTACTATGACCTACGTAACACTAAGCAGCCAATCATGGTGTTCAAAGGCCACAGGAAGGCTGTGTCCTATGCCAAGTTTGTCAACGGAGAGGAGATTGTTTCTGC TTCCACTGACAGCCAACTGAAGCTGTGGAACGTCAACAAGCCTCACTGTCTGCGCTCCTTCAAGGGTCACATCAATGAGAAAAACTTTGTGGGCCTGGCGTCCAACGGAGACTATGTTGCCTGCG GCAGTGAGAACAACTCCCTATATCTATACTACAAAGGACTTTCCAAGACACTGCTAACATTCAAGTTTGACACAGTGAAGAGCGTCCTGGACAAGGACAAGAAGGAAGACGACACCAATGAGTTTGTCAGTGCTGTCTGCTGGAGAGCCCTGCCTGATGGA GAGTCAAATGTTCTCATTGCTGCAAACAGTCAAGGAACAATCAAG GTACTTGAGCTTGTCTGA
- the LOC114449643 gene encoding LIM/homeobox protein Lhx8-like isoform X4, with translation MSEGESPQTEPVFTQLQHGHVFMDTGSYGPDDIFDDDSYSPSSLSSSSSSSVPTVTSLSGKTVCSACGLEIVDRYLLKVNNLCWHVRCLSCTVCKTSLGRHVSCYIKDKQVFCKLDYFRRYGTRCARCGRNIHSNDWVRRARGSTFHLACFSCTSCKRQLSTGEECGLLENRVFCRPHYDIMMENLKRAKENEQPMVEEGVADKDDSSTIPRPAKRARTSFTVDQLQVMQTQFAKDNNPDAQTLQKLAERTGLSRRVIQPPST, from the exons ATGTCAGAGGGGGAGAGCCCGCAGACTGAGCCCGTTTTCACCCAGCTACAGCACGGACATGTTTTTATGGACACC GGCTCCTATGGGCCGGATGATATATTTGACGACGACTCGTACTCTCCGTCCTCcctctcctcgtcctcctcgtcctccgTGCCCACAGTGACCTCCCTGTCGGGGAAGACCGTGTGCAGCGCCTGCGGCCTGGAGATAGTGGACAGATACCTGCTGAAG GTTAACAACCTGTGCTGGCATGTGCGTTGCCTCTCCTGTACGGTCTGTAAAACATCACTGGGGCGACATGTGAGCTGTTACATCAAAGATAAACAGGTTTTCTGCAAACTTGATTACTTTAG GAGGTATGGGACCCGGTGTGCTCGTTGTGGCCGTAACATCCATTCCAATGACTGGGTCCGTCGGGCCAGAGGCAGCACCTTCCACTTGGCCTGTTTCTCCTGCACTTCTTGCAAGCGTCAACTGTCCACCGGGGAGGAGTGCGGACTCCTAGAGAACAGGGTTTTCTGCCGACCCCACTATGACATCATGATGGAGAACCTTAAACGTGCCAAGGAGAATG AGCAACCCATGGTGGAGGAAGGGGTGGCAGACAAAGATGATTCCAGCACCATACCCCGGCCTGCTAAGAGGGCCAGGACCAGCTTCACTGTGGATCAGCTACAG GTGATGCAAACACAGTTTGCCAAAGATAACAACCCCGATGCTCAGACTCTGCAGAAGCTGGCAGAGAGGACTGGTCTTAGCCGCAGAGTTATTCAG CCTCCCTCCACCTAG
- the LOC114449643 gene encoding LIM/homeobox protein Lhx8-like isoform X3, which translates to MFNCASNSTGSYGPDDIFDDDSYSPSSLSSSSSSSVPTVTSLSGKTVCSACGLEIVDRYLLKVNNLCWHVRCLSCTVCKTSLGRHVSCYIKDKQVFCKLDYFRRYGTRCARCGRNIHSNDWVRRARGSTFHLACFSCTSCKRQLSTGEECGLLENRVFCRPHYDIMMENLKRAKENEQPMVEEGVADKDDSSTIPRPAKRARTSFTVDQLQVMQTQFAKDNNPDAQTLQKLAERTGLSRRVIQVWFQNCRARQKKHISPSPVSSSMMTSLAPGQLTPPLDLQYTTYISPDAPLLTTLTYMDVQTPDPLLLQPLMSHSLTQLPVSHT; encoded by the exons ATGTTTAACTGTGCCTCCAACAGCACG GGCTCCTATGGGCCGGATGATATATTTGACGACGACTCGTACTCTCCGTCCTCcctctcctcgtcctcctcgtcctccgTGCCCACAGTGACCTCCCTGTCGGGGAAGACCGTGTGCAGCGCCTGCGGCCTGGAGATAGTGGACAGATACCTGCTGAAG GTTAACAACCTGTGCTGGCATGTGCGTTGCCTCTCCTGTACGGTCTGTAAAACATCACTGGGGCGACATGTGAGCTGTTACATCAAAGATAAACAGGTTTTCTGCAAACTTGATTACTTTAG GAGGTATGGGACCCGGTGTGCTCGTTGTGGCCGTAACATCCATTCCAATGACTGGGTCCGTCGGGCCAGAGGCAGCACCTTCCACTTGGCCTGTTTCTCCTGCACTTCTTGCAAGCGTCAACTGTCCACCGGGGAGGAGTGCGGACTCCTAGAGAACAGGGTTTTCTGCCGACCCCACTATGACATCATGATGGAGAACCTTAAACGTGCCAAGGAGAATG AGCAACCCATGGTGGAGGAAGGGGTGGCAGACAAAGATGATTCCAGCACCATACCCCGGCCTGCTAAGAGGGCCAGGACCAGCTTCACTGTGGATCAGCTACAG GTGATGCAAACACAGTTTGCCAAAGATAACAACCCCGATGCTCAGACTCTGCAGAAGCTGGCAGAGAGGACTGGTCTTAGCCGCAGAGTTATTCAG GTTTGGTTTCAGAATTGTCGGGCTCGTCAAAAGAAACACATTAGTCCAAGTCCGGTCTCCTCATCCATGATGACTTCACTTGCTCCTGGTCAGCTGACACCACCACTGGACCTGCAATACACAACTTATATTTCTCCAGATGCACCCCTGCTCACTACGCTGACTTATATGGATG TCCAAACTCCAGACCCACTTTTACTTCAGCCACTGATGTCTCATTCATTGACACAACTGCCAGTCAGCCACACCTGA
- the LOC114449643 gene encoding LIM/homeobox protein Lhx8-like isoform X1 — translation MSEGESPQTEPVFTQLQHGHVFMDTGSYGPDDIFDDDSYSPSSLSSSSSSSVPTVTSLSGKTVCSACGLEIVDRYLLKVNNLCWHVRCLSCTVCKTSLGRHVSCYIKDKQVFCKLDYFRRYGTRCARCGRNIHSNDWVRRARGSTFHLACFSCTSCKRQLSTGEECGLLENRVFCRPHYDIMMENLKRAKENEQPMVEEGVADKDDSSTIPRPAKRARTSFTVDQLQVMQTQFAKDNNPDAQTLQKLAERTGLSRRVIQVWFQNCRARQKKHISPSPVSSSMMTSLAPGQLTPPLDLQYTTYISPDAPLLTTLTYMDVQTPDPLLLQPLMSHSLTQLPVSHT, via the exons ATGTCAGAGGGGGAGAGCCCGCAGACTGAGCCCGTTTTCACCCAGCTACAGCACGGACATGTTTTTATGGACACC GGCTCCTATGGGCCGGATGATATATTTGACGACGACTCGTACTCTCCGTCCTCcctctcctcgtcctcctcgtcctccgTGCCCACAGTGACCTCCCTGTCGGGGAAGACCGTGTGCAGCGCCTGCGGCCTGGAGATAGTGGACAGATACCTGCTGAAG GTTAACAACCTGTGCTGGCATGTGCGTTGCCTCTCCTGTACGGTCTGTAAAACATCACTGGGGCGACATGTGAGCTGTTACATCAAAGATAAACAGGTTTTCTGCAAACTTGATTACTTTAG GAGGTATGGGACCCGGTGTGCTCGTTGTGGCCGTAACATCCATTCCAATGACTGGGTCCGTCGGGCCAGAGGCAGCACCTTCCACTTGGCCTGTTTCTCCTGCACTTCTTGCAAGCGTCAACTGTCCACCGGGGAGGAGTGCGGACTCCTAGAGAACAGGGTTTTCTGCCGACCCCACTATGACATCATGATGGAGAACCTTAAACGTGCCAAGGAGAATG AGCAACCCATGGTGGAGGAAGGGGTGGCAGACAAAGATGATTCCAGCACCATACCCCGGCCTGCTAAGAGGGCCAGGACCAGCTTCACTGTGGATCAGCTACAG GTGATGCAAACACAGTTTGCCAAAGATAACAACCCCGATGCTCAGACTCTGCAGAAGCTGGCAGAGAGGACTGGTCTTAGCCGCAGAGTTATTCAG GTTTGGTTTCAGAATTGTCGGGCTCGTCAAAAGAAACACATTAGTCCAAGTCCGGTCTCCTCATCCATGATGACTTCACTTGCTCCTGGTCAGCTGACACCACCACTGGACCTGCAATACACAACTTATATTTCTCCAGATGCACCCCTGCTCACTACGCTGACTTATATGGATG TCCAAACTCCAGACCCACTTTTACTTCAGCCACTGATGTCTCATTCATTGACACAACTGCCAGTCAGCCACACCTGA
- the LOC114449643 gene encoding LIM/homeobox protein Lhx8-like isoform X2, whose protein sequence is MSEGESPQTEPVFTQLQHGHVFMDTGSYGPDDIFDDDSYSPSSLSSSSSSSVPTVTSLSGKTVCSACGLEIVDRYLLKVNNLCWHVRCLSCTVCKTSLGRHVSCYIKDKQVFCKLDYFRYGTRCARCGRNIHSNDWVRRARGSTFHLACFSCTSCKRQLSTGEECGLLENRVFCRPHYDIMMENLKRAKENEQPMVEEGVADKDDSSTIPRPAKRARTSFTVDQLQVMQTQFAKDNNPDAQTLQKLAERTGLSRRVIQVWFQNCRARQKKHISPSPVSSSMMTSLAPGQLTPPLDLQYTTYISPDAPLLTTLTYMDVQTPDPLLLQPLMSHSLTQLPVSHT, encoded by the exons ATGTCAGAGGGGGAGAGCCCGCAGACTGAGCCCGTTTTCACCCAGCTACAGCACGGACATGTTTTTATGGACACC GGCTCCTATGGGCCGGATGATATATTTGACGACGACTCGTACTCTCCGTCCTCcctctcctcgtcctcctcgtcctccgTGCCCACAGTGACCTCCCTGTCGGGGAAGACCGTGTGCAGCGCCTGCGGCCTGGAGATAGTGGACAGATACCTGCTGAAG GTTAACAACCTGTGCTGGCATGTGCGTTGCCTCTCCTGTACGGTCTGTAAAACATCACTGGGGCGACATGTGAGCTGTTACATCAAAGATAAACAGGTTTTCTGCAAACTTGATTACTTTAG GTATGGGACCCGGTGTGCTCGTTGTGGCCGTAACATCCATTCCAATGACTGGGTCCGTCGGGCCAGAGGCAGCACCTTCCACTTGGCCTGTTTCTCCTGCACTTCTTGCAAGCGTCAACTGTCCACCGGGGAGGAGTGCGGACTCCTAGAGAACAGGGTTTTCTGCCGACCCCACTATGACATCATGATGGAGAACCTTAAACGTGCCAAGGAGAATG AGCAACCCATGGTGGAGGAAGGGGTGGCAGACAAAGATGATTCCAGCACCATACCCCGGCCTGCTAAGAGGGCCAGGACCAGCTTCACTGTGGATCAGCTACAG GTGATGCAAACACAGTTTGCCAAAGATAACAACCCCGATGCTCAGACTCTGCAGAAGCTGGCAGAGAGGACTGGTCTTAGCCGCAGAGTTATTCAG GTTTGGTTTCAGAATTGTCGGGCTCGTCAAAAGAAACACATTAGTCCAAGTCCGGTCTCCTCATCCATGATGACTTCACTTGCTCCTGGTCAGCTGACACCACCACTGGACCTGCAATACACAACTTATATTTCTCCAGATGCACCCCTGCTCACTACGCTGACTTATATGGATG TCCAAACTCCAGACCCACTTTTACTTCAGCCACTGATGTCTCATTCATTGACACAACTGCCAGTCAGCCACACCTGA